A single window of Ictalurus furcatus strain D&B chromosome 3, Billie_1.0, whole genome shotgun sequence DNA harbors:
- the stx3a gene encoding syntaxin-3 — MKDRLAQLKEKTDQTPEDVDIQVENKEFMDEFFVQIDEIRTSIDKIDENVTEIKRLYSVILSAPTSDQKTQDDLEAITNEIKKLANNVRNKLKSIERSLESNAEERVSADTRIKKSQHAVLARKFVEVMTKYNEAQVEFREKSKGRIQRQLEITGKTTTDEELEEMLDGGNAAVFTAGLMDSAISKQALSEIEARHKDIMRLESSIKELHDMFVDIAMLVENQGSIIDRIESNMDQSVGFVERAVADTKKAAKFQQEARRKQMMITLCCIILAVIIGSLVYSWLK, encoded by the exons ATGAAGGACCGACTGGCACAGCTGAAGGAG AAAACAGATCAAACACCTGAAGATGTTGACATCCAGGtggaaaataaagaatttatggATGAGTTCTTTGTTCAG ATTGATGAGATCCGTACCAGTATTGATAAGATTGATGAGAACGTGACTGAGATAAAGCGCCTGTATTCTGTCATCCTCTCTGCACCTACATCGGACCAAA AGACACAAGATGACCTGGAAGCCATCACCAATGAAATCAAGAAATTAGCCAACAATGTTCGCAATAAACTCAAAA GCATCGAGCGGAGTTTGGAATCAAATGCAGAAGAGAGAGTCTCAGCTGATACTCGGATAAAGAAATCTCAG CACGCTGTCCTAGCAAGAAAATTTGTGGAGGTTATGACCAAGTACAATGAAGCACAAGTAGAGTTCAGAGAGAAGAGCAAAGGGAGGATCCAGAGACAGCTAGAGATCA CGGGTAAAACCACTACTGATGAGGAGCTGGAAGAGATGCTGGATGGTGGCAATGCTGCCGTCTTCAcagcaggg CTCATGGACTCAGCCATCTCCAAGCAGGCCTTGAGTGAAATTGAAGCGAGACACAAAGACATCATGCGACTGGAGAGCAGCATTAAGGAGCTGCATGACATGTTTGTTGACATTGCCATGCTAGTGGAGAATCAG GGAAGCATAATCGACAGGATTGAAAGCAACATGGACCAGTCTGTGGGCTTCGTGGAACGAGCAGTGGCTGACACCAAAAAAGCAGCCAAGTTCCAGCAGGAAGCCCGGAGG AAACAGATGATGATCACATTATGTTGCATCATTCTTGCGGTCATCATTGGCTCCCTCGTATACAGCTGGTTGAAGTAA